In one Amyelois transitella isolate CPQ chromosome 22, ilAmyTran1.1, whole genome shotgun sequence genomic region, the following are encoded:
- the LOC106139255 gene encoding carboxypeptidase B-like encodes MVPLNVVFLLGACLGASLAGKHDIYSRHSVHRVSVTTENENTLIHQLETSLELDVWEHGAPPDRDYIIRVTPEQEQAFLNILDDHGIAHALRHPDVARMFEEFDEQIAEWRKSQLLRNSRIVPFENYPSYAEVNDYLEYIAAQYPDLATLVTAGPSYEGRDVKYLKISTTNFTDTSKPIYFLDATIHAREWVTTPVALYTIHRLVEDLRTEDRDLLEDIDWIILPIVNPDGFEYSRDYERLWRRTRSYNESVSVTCYGVDANRNFDVAFNTIGVSANPCAQDYPGTEPFSEPETRYVRDIMFEYLERIQMYLNIHSHGNWLLYGFGDTTLPANSLQIFHVGAAMGAAIDALKLPQARYYRVGNSAILLYPTSGSAQDYGQRIGIPFSYTLELPGYTYAFQVPPSYIQQINTETWAGLAASARLARLYYRARS; translated from the exons ATGGTGCCCTTAAATGTTGTGTTTTTGCTTGGAGCTTGTCTTGGTGCCTCGTTGGCTGGGAAACATGATATTTACTCCAG GCACTCAGTCCACCGCGTATCAGTAACGACTGAAAATGAGAACACCCTGATCCACCAGCTGGAGACGAGCCTGGAACTGGACGTGTGGGAACATGGAGCACCCCCAGACAGGGACTACATCATCAGGGTCACCCCGGAACAGGAACAAGCCTTCCTGAACATCCTGGATGACCATGGCATTGCGCATGCGCTGCGACACCCAGATGTGGCCAG GATGTTTGAAGAATTCGACGAACAAATTGCTGAATGGAGAAAGTCTCAACTCCTAAGAAACTCCAGAATTGTACCTTTCGAGAACTATCCGAGTTATGCGGAG GTAAACGATTACTTGGAGTACATAGCAGCTCAATATCCGGACCTGGCGACTTTGGTCACCGCTGGACCCAGCTACGAAGGTCGCGACGTCAAATATTTGAAG ATATCGACCACAAACTTCACAGACACGTCCAAGCCCATCTACTTCTTAGATGCGACGATCCACGCCCGAGAATGGGTGACCACTCCTGTGGCTTTGTACACCATTCACAGGCTGGTAGAGGATCTGCGGACTGAAGACAGGGATCTGCTGGAAGACATCGACTGGATTATACTGCCCATTGTGAATCCTGATGGTTTTGAGTACAGCCGCGATTAT GAACGCCTCTGGCGAAGAACTCGGTCTTACAACGAGAGCGTCAGCGTCACTTGCTACGGAGTAGACGCAAATAGAAACTTCGATGTCGCCTTCAATACGATAGGAGTCTCTGCCAACCCTTGTGCTCAGGACTATCCAGGAACCGAGCCGTTCTCAGAGCCAGAGACCAGATACGTCAGGGACATCATGTTTGAATATCTGGAGAGGATTCAGATGTATCTGAACATACACAGTCATGGAAATTGGTTGCTGTATGGGTTTGGTGATACAACCTTGCCGGCTAATAGCTTGCAG ATTTTCCACGTGGGTGCAGCGATGGGAGCAGCCATAGATGCCCTCAAGTTGCCTCAAGCGCGCTACTACAGGGTCGGCAATAGTGCGATCCTCTTGTATCCAACTTCTGGAAGCGCTCAGGACTATGGCCAG CGCATCGGCATCCCATTTTCCTACACCCTGGAGTTACCAGGATACACCTACGCGTTCCAGGTGCCCCCGAGCTACATCCAGCAGATCAACACGGAGACCTGGGCCGGCTTAGCTGCCTCGGCCAGGCTTGCGCGCCTTTACTACCGAGCTAGATCTTGA